CTCCCTGGTAAATAAAGAAAgtgaattagaagaagacaGAGCTAAAATCCAACGACTCATGAATCAATTACATGAATTTGATCACAAGGGTAGCCAATCATTGCTAGATTTGGAAAGACAAttagaaatgaaaagagACTCTATTTCAAGCTTGGAAAAAGAAGTACGAGCTTTAACACACGATCGAGTTCATTTAGAAACACGAATAAAAGACAGGGAAATAGAAAACGCTAAGATTCAATCTGAATTGGAAAGGCTACGCGACAATGttaagaataataatagctccaattttgaaattggtgaattaaAACATGCTAAGGCCTCATTGGATGATAAGGTTCGAAATTTGACAGAAGAAAGACACAACTTGAATCAAAGAATATCTGCTTTGAGAAAAGAATGTGATGAATGGAAATCCAAATACCAGAGGAATGAGTCCTTAGATTCAAATCATCGAAAGGCTTTCGACTCTTTGAGACAAGAATTGCAGACCACGAAAAcccaattggaagaaactCGTAAAACTGCCCAACAGTTACAAACTCAAGTTATTGAaaataccaccaagaaTTCAGAACGTACGTCACAAAGGATtaaagataaagaaacaCAGATTCAGAAATTGGAATCGGAATTACAATTTTGTAAGCAACAATTGAAGGATGGTTCAAGAAGATTAcaagcagaagaagaaagatgTCGAGAAACTTTCGAATCTGAGCTAcagaatttggaaatgaAGAATGGTTTCGAGAGAACTAAATTGGAGAGAGAAATTACActtttaaaagaagaaagagtaGCACTTATAGAGACCCATGATCGCGAATTAGAGCTTTGGAAGAGTAAGTGTGATGCCCTAAACAAGGAAAATGATATATTGGTTAgacaagaaattggtgatttagACGGTGTCAAACGGAAACTGTCCCAACAGCTTGATAAATTAcaggaaaaattgacaaCTGCAGAAGGTGAAAGAGGCGACTTGGCAGAAAAACTAATTAAATTACAACATTCCAAAGATAGCTATaaggatgaattaaaaAGAGTAAGTTCGAAATTAGAGTACTTATCCAAGGAATACCTTAAATCAAAACAATCGGCAATtaacgatgatgaacaaaAGACTAAGTATAATACCATGAAGCAAAGACTATTAGTTGAATTAAAATCTTTGCAAGACGAGAATTTGTCACTAGAGAGAAAATTGTTAGAACAAAGGGGTAGTAGCAGCAGATCACAAGAAAGCTCTTCTCGTTCCAGTTCAACAACACAAGATCGGTTAGACTattacaaattgaaatataACAATGAAGTAAAACATAATAATGATTTGAGGATTATGAACGATTATTTAAATCGTGTTTTGAGAGCCAGTTCCCAACATCTCAAATTggatcttttgaaattggaaagtgaAATAAGTCAACCCGCCGTACCGTCTTCGAGAACATATAAGACTGTCCTAGACGATGACAGGTATAGACCCCGATTTCGTAGCGGATTAATTTCACCGGGCCATATCCCCACTTTTAAGGCGGTAGCCCTTTTAGTATTGGCATGTGTCCGTATGAAGCAGACTGCCGTCAGATGTCGTTGGGATGAACATAGGATAAGGTATTTGAGAAATAAGATGGCAATAGATGATGATAGAATCACTTGGTAAAATTTAGGGcttttgcaattctttataATCTCTAGCCACTTGCGCTAATCTCGTTTTAAAGTTTTCTGTAATCATATTAATTTGATCTAACATGTCAAAATAATTCTCCAACTTTTCACACTTAGTTAAAATTTCTCTGAAATGCTTGATATTTTCATCGACAATTCCATTTACTATGTCCTTGGTGATTAATTCATTTTGTCTTTTACAGATTTGATTGGTTTGGAATTCGATTGATGAGACGTAATCTGCAATCTTGTACAATAGATAGTCATAATCCACGCTTAGTTTATCTATACCAAGAGAGTCATCATTAGATTCCTGACTCATGACAAATCCTGGAGGGTAGAAACAGACGATGAGAATCAACTAAATGCTTCTAATTGTAACCGATGAGATGGTAGTAACTTTCAACTTGCTACCCTATGACCTTTGATTCGCTGAAAGTTTAAAAGTCAAAGTCTAAGTGCGGGTTCGAACCCTGTAAGGTGATTTTATGGAGGAAATATGATCAGGGATATCGTAAAGGTAATTAGTAGAGGGCCGCGTTTATTTAGATTACAAGTAAATAAAATGTTGAGCACTAGTGACTACTCAATTAAATCATGGcttttttttgtttgaAAGTGTACCTACTTCTTAAACGTAGTCAAGAATTCGCTATACAGACATCGTATTGGGATGGTAACTTCTAAAGCATGTATACAGCCTCGAGGCGTGGATAATAACTTATTATCATACACATAGACACATATATATGAAGGAACAGCAGACGGTATATGTGCCGCTTTCAAGCCCTAATTTTGGGTGCCCTGTTAAGCCCTATTTTGGGTACCCTATCAAGCCCTAATGGCTGTCATTTTCAAGCCCTAATATTTTTCCAATCGAGCTGGAAAAGGAGAACTACGAGTAAACAAGAATTGTCAAGGAATCATTATAGATTAAGACTGGCAAGTGCAAAGGGACTAGTAAAATAAGTAATTCTTCCATGTCTCAAGGTATTTACCTTACTGATGGGCCAGTTCGCAGGCCACAACCCGTGGGTAACCCACTTTTGAGGAAAATTCAACGTTCATGTCGTCTTTCTTTACCAGAACCTGATCTGGCGTTGAATTTAGATGTTGCAGATTATATCAATGAGAAACAAGGTCCTGCACCAAGAGATGCGGTTATTGcaattgttaaattgaTTAATAGTAGAGATACACACACTGCAGTATTTGCCCTAGCTTTATTGGACGTTTTAGTTAAAAACTGTGGATATCCGCTACATCTACAAATATCGAGAAAGgaatttttaaatgaaTTGGTAAAGAGATTTCCAGAACACCCCCCTATGAGATACTCTAAAGTTCAGCGTTTAGTTCTTACTGCAATTGAAGAATGGTATCAAACTATCTGTAAGCATGCTTCTTATAAGGAAGATATGGGGTATATTAGAGACATGCATCGACTATTGAAATACAAGGGTTATATTTTCCCCAAGATTAATGATTCTGATATGGCTGTCTTAAGACCAGCAGATCAATTAAAGACACCCAgtgaaattcaaaaggaacaagaagtGGCACAGTCGGcgaaattagaagaattgattagACGTGGTAGACCAGAAGATTTAAGAGAAGCcaacaaattgatgaaagttATGGCTGGTTTCAAAGAGGATAATGCT
The genomic region above belongs to Zygosaccharomyces rouxii strain CBS732 chromosome F complete sequence and contains:
- the CNL1 gene encoding Cnl1p (similar to uniprot|Q06333 YDR357C Saccharomyces cerevisiae Protein of unknown function) translates to MSQESNDDSLGIDKLSVDYDYLLYKIADYVSSIEFQTNQICKRQNELITKDIVNGIVDENIKHFREILTKCEKLENYFDMLDQINMITENFKTRLAQVARDYKELQKP
- the SPC110 gene encoding Spc110p (similar to uniprot|Q756L3 Ashbya gossypii AER241W AER241Wp and weakly similar to uniprot|P32380 Saccharomyces cerevisiae YDR356W SPC110 Inner plaque spindle pole body (SPB) component); translation: MADAPDHSLNGRRHLEFTPIGYSRQNPLKRLSRSPIQTVAEDDNNGNGMSEEGPFKKQRRADLDDTIASHRMFNDSSQFDDTLPQLNGQSADNDNDNAHDSGKETDDVVKNLMGNLKENAPASNPLKEQQEQLHKLNTDNYNLRLKCNSLLKFLHNVTDQGELTKSLGLLDEIHEWKQKHYTLNQQYLELKAKLIQVEANAAENKQEPVTEVDHTACQRELSYVQNQLEKTTLQLNTYRDEVAHLEDKTIRIQEDQRAKEEQHQLEIQMLRSDVNNLNVSLVNKESELEEDRAKIQRLMNQLHEFDHKGSQSLLDLERQLEMKRDSISSLEKEVRALTHDRVHLETRIKDREIENAKIQSELERLRDNVKNNNSSNFEIGELKHAKASLDDKVRNLTEERHNLNQRISALRKECDEWKSKYQRNESLDSNHRKAFDSLRQELQTTKTQLEETRKTAQQLQTQVIENTTKNSERTSQRIKDKETQIQKLESELQFCKQQLKDGSRRLQAEEERCRETFESELQNLEMKNGFERTKLEREITLLKEERVALIETHDRELELWKSKCDALNKENDILVRQEIGDLDGVKRKLSQQLDKLQEKLTTAEGERGDLAEKLIKLQHSKDSYKDELKRVSSKLEYLSKEYLKSKQSAINDDEQKTKYNTMKQRLLVELKSLQDENLSLERKLLEQRGSSSRSQESSSRSSSTTQDRLDYYKLKYNNEVKHNNDLRIMNDYLNRVLRASSQHLKLDLLKLESEISQPAVPSSRTYKTVLDDDRYRPRFRSGLISPGHIPTFKAVALLVLACVRMKQTAVRCRWDEHRIRYLRNKMAIDDDRITW